From a region of the Theobroma cacao cultivar B97-61/B2 chromosome 8, Criollo_cocoa_genome_V2, whole genome shotgun sequence genome:
- the LOC18591518 gene encoding uncharacterized protein LOC18591518, whose product MLKFLSKVRIEFNALDPRIASCMEFLAQCNARKAKESNPACQVQVKRRTDDHPPQIAVTFVNGVEEVFNATSTPAQTIRNMILEKGQLLETEQMFREAGEKWPVIIPEEELHQSFPGTKPRKAEEKKQ is encoded by the exons ATGTTGAAGTTCCTATCGAAGGTACGGATCGAGTTCAATGCATTGGACCCACGCATAGCATCATGTATGGAGTTCTTAGCCCAGTGCAACGCCCGCAAAGCCAAAGAATCGAATCCAGCGTGCCAGGTTCAAGTCAAGCGCCGTACCGACGATCACCCGCCCCAAATTGCAGTTACTTTTGTCAACGGAGTGGAAGAAGTTTTCAATGCCACTTCGACTCCTGCTCAGACCATAAGGAATATGATCCTCGAGAAAGGTCAGCTCCTTGAGACAGAGCAAATGTTCCGTGAAGCGGGCGAGAAGTGGCCCGTTATTATACCCGAGGAGGAGCTTCACCAATCGTTTCCCGGAACCAAG CCAAGGAAAGCAGAAGAGAAGAAGCAGTGA
- the LOC18591517 gene encoding zinc finger CCCH domain-containing protein 6 encodes MRGVHKSKRVTWAPDVNLCQVRLFLSEESPQQVGLGAQDHLQAKTSSVSHINGAAVDDFLPPGFEGAHSTNHLQINLSEIPVIKWRCPLRFVLDFNWQVVAGEESKEVEIQNLREVRVLEAVYPRPSAIPTNPSVSADIENCLFDDQRTPIIPITAIEDEDAAIETPSDVLAAFSSAISSQPQLLARGISPPPHCNMPSGSSASANEKPAAGMVLEPGVAAAAFTAINQSNERGSMIDPDLLIKILSNPKLIEKLVTDYGSASGAQNSPNSTSPLVPLSDPPPPVNLSDPSPAHINRTEDGTASLVATSGVVFYAQPNGVGVGPQNQQGPVPSVRPVSPSPAVGLPQKKDVNYYKNLIQQHGGERQVPAQKFNGRYIHQLRPNQELINNQKSRDSKPKIMKPCIYFNSSRGCRNGANCAYQHDTSSQNRGNTVPEAPNPKRMKMEREISS; translated from the exons GTAAGGCTGTTTCTATCGGAGGAATCACCTCAACAAGTTGGGTTGGGTGCTCAAGACCACCTCCAAGCAAAAACCTCTTCGGTGTCACATATAAATGGGGCAGCTGTGGATGACTTTCTACCTCCTGGCTTTGAAGGAGCTCATTCTACAAATCATCTGCAGATTAACTTGTCAGAAATCCCTGTCATTAAATGGAGATGTCCACTCAGA TTTGTATTGGACTTTAATTGGCAAGTAGTTGCTGGAGAGGAAAGTAAAGAGGTGGAGATTCAAAATCTGAGAGAAGTGAGAGTACTTGAAGCTGTGTATCCACGCCCATCTGCAATTCCTACAAA CCCATCTGTTTCAGCAGATATAGAAAACTGTCTCTTTGATGATCAGCGAACTCCTATAATACCCATCACTGCCATTGAAGATGAGGATGCTGCAATTGAAACACCATCTGATGTCTTAGCAGCATTCAGTTCCGCCATTAGTTCTCAGCCCCAGTTATTGGCTCGTGGTATTTCACCTCCTCCGCATTGCAATATGCCAAGTGGTTCAAGTGCTTCAGCCAATGAGAAACCAGCAGCTGGAATGGTTCTTGAACCTGGTGTAGCAGCTGCTGCCTTTACAGCAATTAACCAAAGCAATGAACGTGGAAGCATGATTGACCCCGACTTGCTTATAAAAATTCTCAGCAACCCGAAATTGATTGAGAAATTAGTTACAGATTATGGATCGGCTTCAGGTGCACAAAACTCACCTAATTCGACATCCCCTCTGGTACCTTTATCTGACCCACCTCCACCTGTAAATCTATCCGATCCATCTCCTGCCCACATCAATAGAACAGAAGATGGTACTGCATCCCTAGTAGCTACTTCTGGTGTAGTGTTTTATGCACAGCCGAATGGGGTCGGAGTTGGACCCCAAAATCAACAGGGTCCTGTTCCCAGTGTCCGTCCAGTTTCACCTTCACCTGCTGTTGGACTTCCTCAGAAGAAGGATGTAAACTATTACAAGAACTTGATTCAGCAGCATGGAGGAGAAAGACAAGTACCAGCTCAGAAGTTCAATGGCCGATACATTCACCAACTAAGACCAAACCAAGAACTAATAAATAACCAGAAATCAAGAGATTCAAAGCCGAAGATAATGAAGCCTTGTATTTACTTTAACAGTTCCAGAGGATGCAGGAATGGAGCCAATTGTGCTTACCAACATGATACATCGTCCCAGAACAGGGGCAATACCGTTCCGGAGGCGCCCAATCcaaagagaatgaaaatggagagagaaataagCAGCTAG